In a single window of the Fusarium falciforme chromosome 3, complete sequence genome:
- a CDS encoding Ribosomal protein L37, whose product MTKGTSSFGRRSLHIQKKECAACGYPSAKTRKYNWSEKAKRRKTVGTGRTRYLKDVSRRFKNGFQTGQPKGARGINKEA is encoded by the exons ATGA CGAAGGGTACCTCCAGCTTCG GTCGTCGCTCTCTTCACatccagaagaaggagtgCGCTGCTTGCGGCTACCCTTCTGCTAAGACCCGGAAGT ACAACTGGTCCGAGAAGGCGAAGCGAAGAAAGACCGTCGGCACCGGCCGAACCCGCTACCTCAAGGATGTGTCCCGACGATTCAAGAACGGCTTCCAGACTGGCCAGCCCAAGGGCGCCCGGGGCATCAACAAGGAGGCTTAA
- a CDS encoding Ubiquitin carboxyl-terminal hydrolase gives MSTTPGVSYKNGKKVFIPLENNPEVFNKLIHNLGVSEKLGFYDVYSVDEPDLLAMIPRPVHALIFITPAPMYYRVRENDPGSEELTYDGSGPDEPVTWYKQTIGNACGLIALLHSVSNGSAKEFIVPGSDLDNLLKQALPLKPLPRADLLYNSAELEKAHMAAAVTGDTIAPSSQEPVGYHFISFVRGENGHLYDLEGGWGGPIDRGVLADDEDLLSDKALEATVKKFTNAADGNLEFSIIALATVPDEN, from the coding sequence ATGTCGACTACTCCCGGAGTCTCGTACAAGAACGGCAAGAAGGTCTTCATCCCGCTCGAGAACAACCCCGAGGTCTtcaacaagctcatccaCAACCTCGGCGTGTCTGAGAAACTCGGCTTCTACGATGTCTACAGCGTCGATGAACCAGACCTGCTGGCAATGATTCCCCGTCCCGTCCATgctctcatcttcatcactcCCGCGCCCATGTACTACCGCGTGCGCGAGAACGATCCCGGCTCCGAGGAGTTGACTTACGACGGCTCCGGCCCTGATGAGCCCGTTACCTGGTACAAGCAGACCATTGGCAACGCCTGTGGCCTCATCGCTCTCCTCCACAGCGTGAGCAACGGCTCAGCAAAGGAGTTCATCGTCCCCGGCTCGGATCTCGACAATCTCCTGAAGCAAGCTCTCCCTCTCAAGCCGCTACCACGTGCCGACCTTTTGTACAACTCTGCCGAGTTGGAGAAGGCCCACATGGCTGCCGCAGTTACAGGCGATACCATAGCCCCTTCAAGCCAGGAGCCAGTCGGTTACCACTTCATCAGCTTCGTCAGGGGAGAGAACGGGCACCTGTATGATCTTGAAGGAGGCTGGGGAGGCCCAATCGACCGGGGCGTGttggctgatgatgaggaccTCCTCAGCGACAAGGCGTTGGAGGCTACTGTCAAGAAGTTTACAAATGCCGCCGATGGAAACCTCGAATTCAGCATCATTGCTCTGGCGACTGTGCCCGATGAGAATTAG